One Candidatus Nanosynbacter featherlites genomic region harbors:
- a CDS encoding basic amino acid ABC transporter substrate-binding protein, translated as MNGTKTRRHGFGVSWWIGLGLFVALIGFMAFDILQREGGFGKSDDVLVMGTNAGFKPFEYKQGNEIVGFDVDLAKEIARSMNKELRIEDMSFDGLLSALESGQIDMAVAGMSVTPERAKNALFSEPYYSASQRIIVKKGSPIRNRHQLTGKKIGVQLGTTGDTLAGKITGAKVSQFPTAPSVLTELNAGGVEAVILDDAPAAQYTAGFPDLEILPGELSSEHYAIAIKNNNHDLLEKINRVLAEMKKDGRYDNLIRKHFGAAALESMKKKELES; from the coding sequence ATGAACGGAACGAAAACGCGACGTCACGGCTTTGGAGTTAGTTGGTGGATCGGTCTTGGACTATTTGTGGCGTTGATTGGCTTTATGGCGTTTGACATTTTGCAGCGCGAAGGTGGATTTGGTAAGAGTGATGATGTGTTGGTGATGGGTACTAATGCTGGGTTTAAGCCGTTTGAGTACAAGCAGGGCAATGAAATTGTTGGGTTTGATGTTGATCTAGCCAAGGAGATTGCCCGCAGCATGAATAAAGAATTGAGGATTGAAGACATGTCGTTTGACGGATTGCTATCAGCGCTGGAATCAGGGCAAATTGACATGGCAGTGGCTGGCATGTCGGTGACGCCGGAGCGCGCTAAAAACGCGTTATTTTCTGAGCCGTATTATTCAGCCTCGCAGCGGATCATTGTCAAGAAAGGCAGTCCAATTCGGAATCGACATCAACTGACGGGTAAGAAAATTGGTGTACAGTTAGGCACGACAGGCGATACACTGGCTGGAAAAATTACCGGCGCCAAAGTGTCACAATTCCCAACTGCGCCAAGTGTGTTGACGGAGCTTAATGCTGGCGGCGTCGAGGCAGTTATTTTGGATGATGCGCCTGCGGCTCAATACACGGCTGGCTTTCCAGACCTAGAAATTTTGCCAGGTGAGTTGTCGAGCGAGCATTATGCGATTGCCATCAAAAACAACAACCATGACTTGCTGGAAAAAATTAACCGAGTGCTGGCGGAGATGAAAAAAGATGGTCGATATGACAATCTCATTCGCAAGCATTTTGGTGCCGCAGCGCTTGAATCGATGAAGAAAAAGGAGCTTGAATCGTGA
- a CDS encoding ABC transporter ATP-binding protein: MAQQSMKKRQPVKMGGPMGGGMGAGEKAKDFKGTVKKLAKYLAEFRWHMLMVAIFAVGSTTFAIISPKILGGATNQIVEDYVSMKAYETITSKLPKGASLPAGTTGADILKRLPNKSEIESQIPSNQLETIKKLDLSRRPEFHFDAVWQVVSLLIGLYILSAIFRYIQTWLMTQVTQTVTFRMRRQLSEKINRLPLSYFDKQTYGEVLSRVTNDVDTISQTLNQSLSQIVSSTVMVLGILVMMFSISWQMSLVALLVLPLAGGAVTLIAKSSQKQFLRQQTQLGELNGHIEEMYGGHQVMRVFNGQKKSLAKFSRVNDQLQESAWKAQFLSGLIYPIMNFIGNIGYVIMAILGGWLAINGRLKIGDIQAFIQYIDQFNQPLVQVANIANVLQSTAAAAERVFEFLDELEEKAESRDLVKLTHVKGEVEFDNVVFGYQPDQTIIKGLSAHIKPGQRVAIVGPTGAGKTTLVNLLMRFYEINSGAIKIDGVNIANMKRSDVRQMFGMVLQDTWLFNGTIRQNLLYGNPTASEEEMVATAKEAHVDHFVRSLPGGYDMVLGEEATNISQGEKQLLTIARAMLARTPMLILDEATSSVDTRTEVLIQKAMDKLMQGKTSFVIAHRLSTIRDADLILVVRDGNIIEQGKHDELLKKNGFYAELYNSQFAE, translated from the coding sequence ATGGCTCAACAAAGCATGAAAAAACGCCAGCCAGTGAAGATGGGCGGTCCAATGGGCGGCGGTATGGGCGCGGGCGAAAAAGCCAAAGATTTCAAAGGCACGGTCAAGAAGTTAGCTAAATATTTGGCAGAATTCCGCTGGCACATGCTCATGGTGGCGATCTTTGCAGTCGGTAGTACGACTTTCGCGATTATCAGTCCGAAAATTTTGGGCGGCGCTACCAACCAAATCGTCGAAGATTATGTCAGCATGAAGGCGTATGAGACCATCACCAGCAAGCTGCCAAAGGGTGCTTCATTGCCGGCTGGCACGACTGGTGCTGATATTTTGAAGCGTCTGCCGAACAAGTCGGAAATTGAAAGCCAAATTCCATCCAACCAGCTCGAGACCATCAAAAAGCTGGATCTCAGCCGGCGTCCAGAATTTCACTTTGATGCCGTTTGGCAGGTCGTCAGTTTGCTGATCGGTCTGTACATACTTAGCGCCATTTTTCGCTACATCCAAACCTGGCTGATGACCCAAGTGACGCAGACAGTTACTTTCAGAATGCGCCGGCAATTGTCCGAGAAAATCAACCGCCTGCCGCTGAGTTATTTTGACAAGCAAACCTACGGCGAAGTTCTCAGCCGCGTCACTAACGATGTTGACACTATCAGCCAGACGCTCAATCAAAGCCTATCGCAAATCGTCTCCTCAACGGTGATGGTGCTGGGGATTTTGGTGATGATGTTTTCCATCAGCTGGCAAATGTCGCTGGTAGCGCTACTGGTGTTGCCGCTGGCTGGCGGCGCAGTGACGCTGATCGCCAAAAGCTCGCAAAAACAATTCCTCCGTCAACAGACGCAGCTGGGTGAATTGAATGGCCACATCGAAGAAATGTACGGCGGCCATCAAGTGATGCGCGTATTCAACGGCCAGAAAAAGTCGCTGGCTAAGTTTTCGCGGGTGAATGATCAGTTACAGGAAAGCGCCTGGAAAGCCCAATTTTTGTCGGGGCTGATTTATCCGATCATGAATTTCATCGGCAACATCGGCTACGTCATCATGGCGATTTTGGGCGGTTGGCTGGCGATTAACGGCCGGCTGAAAATCGGTGACATTCAGGCATTCATCCAGTACATCGACCAATTTAACCAGCCGCTGGTGCAAGTTGCTAATATCGCCAATGTGCTGCAATCGACCGCCGCTGCCGCCGAGCGCGTGTTTGAATTTTTGGACGAGCTGGAAGAAAAGGCGGAGAGTAGGGATTTGGTAAAATTGACGCACGTCAAGGGCGAAGTCGAATTTGACAACGTAGTCTTTGGCTACCAACCCGACCAAACCATCATCAAAGGTTTGTCGGCGCACATCAAGCCAGGTCAGCGCGTGGCGATCGTCGGTCCGACGGGCGCAGGCAAAACGACGCTGGTTAATTTGCTGATGCGATTTTATGAAATTAACAGCGGCGCGATCAAAATTGATGGCGTCAATATCGCCAACATGAAGCGCAGCGACGTGCGGCAAATGTTTGGCATGGTGCTGCAGGATACTTGGCTATTCAACGGCACGATTCGCCAAAATTTGCTCTACGGCAATCCAACGGCCAGCGAAGAAGAGATGGTCGCTACCGCCAAGGAGGCGCATGTCGACCACTTCGTGCGGTCGCTGCCGGGCGGCTACGATATGGTGCTGGGCGAGGAAGCAACGAACATTTCACAGGGCGAAAAGCAGCTGCTGACGATTGCCCGGGCGATGCTGGCGCGCACGCCAATGCTGATTTTGGACGAAGCCACCAGCTCGGTCGACACCCGCACTGAAGTGCTCATCCAAAAAGCCATGGACAAGTTGATGCAGGGTAAGACTAGCTTCGTCATCGCCCACCGCCTGAGTACCATCCGCGACGCTGATTTGATCTTGGTCGTCCGCGACGGCAACATCATCGAGCAAGGCAAGCACGACGAACTGCTGAAGAAAAATGGCTTTTATGCCGAGCTGTATAATAGTCAGTTTGCTGAGTGA
- a CDS encoding DEAD/DEAH box helicase: MYKITLSSLRSVLTRKSKDHNFLFAKVYKKIILRQRLTWDEMQFTYRILNYFSLYGDEDVQKMAYSMALNYGLLSKDFYVLSDFASLLRYYPVLMLIKATQHNYITESETIDDMDSLFNKSLAESYKEEYYKSEQQFRLGRSVRNFSNLAVVAPTSYGKSHLMVSKSVEKFNDGLSVCIVVPTKSLINQTVSMVLNIKGNRTDVITHPDMYVEKYKHSQFIAVLTQERLMALLAKHDELIIDYLFIDESHNLFKDDDRFLTLSRAIIIASNRKSSVDIDYYSPFIVDPISSLRLVGDGQNSEEIQSRKITEYMKIPRYFLWDNNSQRLALFDQFTANFYEVTESSTDYYQILFSRGGDKNIIYINKPSGVEKLADALAARAPEIKYSPESQVIIDDACNILSSYVHPSYNLIKLVKHGIVISHGKIPDTIKEYVEFLYRNIPEIRFIVTTSTLLEGVNIPASKLFLMNYSKGAKCLDIPDFRNLVGRVGRYNIIFDLTNPRMELLTPEIYIIKNDDYMAKRANASKFLSEHAKEGVMVEDSINNPLLASYKGSDKESRIVDEVNILANIDKTRGGMYSQINNLKPLLAQTKLGAKCYAHNVKIFDIVKYEQIISKKVERLLDTQIIDNGDKLLNTIISVFLEVTYQTDLRIDKHKYGNWIYLLYTKPFIRDIYIRIIDEKADNESSFSTLIARYVSIWRGEIGNPVYVGDIGSCGIDGKTGLWNKYHIFQQQTQNLMPSYAAALAKENLDNVDHYIIPFLEILNDFGVVDESFYKRIKYGTDNDFKIALIRAGIDCSLAKIIHENSNLRELILIDQESPVCTDKTSFLKIMREEGISLMYINLVRELL, from the coding sequence ATGTATAAGATTACCCTTAGCTCTTTAAGGTCGGTATTAACAAGAAAATCTAAGGATCATAATTTCTTATTTGCTAAAGTATACAAAAAAATAATATTGAGACAACGTCTAACTTGGGATGAGATGCAATTTACGTATAGAATCCTAAACTATTTTTCACTTTATGGTGATGAGGATGTGCAAAAAATGGCATATTCAATGGCCCTAAACTACGGGCTTCTTAGCAAGGATTTTTATGTGTTATCTGATTTTGCTAGCTTATTACGATACTATCCTGTTCTTATGCTCATAAAAGCTACGCAGCATAATTACATAACAGAATCGGAGACTATAGATGACATGGATAGCCTATTCAATAAGTCGCTAGCAGAATCGTACAAGGAGGAATATTATAAATCAGAGCAACAATTTAGACTGGGTCGTAGCGTTAGAAACTTCTCTAATCTTGCTGTTGTCGCGCCAACTTCTTATGGCAAATCTCATTTGATGGTGTCTAAATCTGTTGAAAAATTCAATGACGGCTTGTCTGTTTGTATAGTTGTGCCCACTAAATCATTGATAAATCAAACGGTATCGATGGTGTTAAATATAAAAGGAAATCGAACCGATGTTATAACTCATCCTGATATGTATGTTGAAAAATACAAACATAGCCAATTCATTGCTGTGTTAACGCAGGAGCGACTAATGGCATTATTGGCGAAACATGATGAGTTAATAATAGACTATCTATTTATTGATGAATCTCATAATTTATTTAAAGATGATGATAGATTCTTAACTCTCTCAAGGGCGATTATTATTGCTAGTAATAGAAAATCAAGCGTGGATATCGATTACTATTCTCCTTTTATTGTAGATCCAATATCAAGTCTACGCCTTGTAGGCGATGGGCAGAATTCAGAAGAAATACAGTCAAGAAAAATTACTGAGTATATGAAAATACCACGTTATTTTCTTTGGGATAATAATAGTCAACGGTTGGCTCTATTTGATCAGTTTACGGCAAATTTTTACGAAGTAACTGAATCGTCTACAGATTATTACCAAATATTATTTAGTAGAGGTGGGGATAAAAATATTATTTATATTAATAAGCCAAGCGGAGTTGAAAAACTCGCCGATGCGCTAGCTGCTAGGGCGCCAGAAATTAAATACAGCCCCGAAAGTCAAGTTATAATTGATGATGCATGTAATATATTATCAAGTTATGTCCATCCTTCCTATAATCTAATAAAGCTCGTTAAACACGGCATAGTTATCAGTCACGGTAAGATACCGGACACTATTAAGGAATATGTGGAGTTCTTGTATCGTAATATTCCTGAGATTAGATTCATTGTTACTACGAGTACGTTACTCGAAGGTGTGAATATTCCTGCAAGTAAATTATTCTTAATGAACTATTCCAAGGGGGCTAAATGCTTGGATATTCCTGACTTCAGAAATTTAGTGGGCAGGGTGGGTCGTTATAACATAATCTTTGATTTGACAAACCCAAGAATGGAATTATTAACACCAGAAATATATATAATTAAGAATGACGATTATATGGCGAAGAGGGCAAATGCTAGTAAATTCTTATCGGAGCATGCCAAGGAAGGAGTCATGGTTGAGGACAGTATCAATAACCCGCTCCTTGCTTCTTATAAAGGAAGCGATAAGGAGTCTAGAATTGTTGATGAAGTTAACATACTTGCAAATATAGACAAAACAAGAGGAGGTATGTATTCGCAAATTAACAACCTAAAACCATTATTAGCGCAGACTAAACTAGGTGCTAAGTGTTATGCCCATAACGTGAAAATATTTGATATTGTGAAATATGAACAAATCATCTCTAAAAAGGTGGAGCGCCTCTTGGATACTCAAATAATTGATAATGGTGATAAGTTATTAAATACGATTATCAGTGTTTTTCTTGAGGTGACATATCAGACAGATCTCAGAATCGACAAACATAAGTATGGGAATTGGATATATTTACTATACACAAAGCCGTTTATAAGGGATATTTATATAAGAATTATTGACGAAAAAGCTGATAATGAATCCAGCTTTTCTACACTAATTGCAAGGTACGTTTCTATATGGCGTGGTGAAATCGGAAACCCAGTATATGTTGGCGATATAGGAAGTTGTGGTATCGATGGTAAAACCGGATTGTGGAATAAATATCATATATTTCAGCAGCAGACCCAAAATTTAATGCCAAGCTATGCGGCTGCTTTAGCTAAGGAGAATCTTGATAATGTTGACCATTATATTATTCCATTTCTTGAGATATTAAATGATTTTGGTGTAGTCGATGAATCGTTTTATAAACGTATAAAGTATGGCACTGATAATGACTTTAAAATTGCTCTTATTAGAGCGGGGATTGATTGTAGTTTAGCAAAAATAATTCACGAAAATAGTAATCTGAGGGAACTTATCTTAATTGATCAAGAAAGTCCTGTGTGCACTGATAAGACTTCTTTCTTAAAAATCATGCGCGAAGAAGGTATCTCGTTAATGTATATTAACCTAGTGCGTGAACTGTTATAA
- a CDS encoding amino acid ABC transporter permease, with amino-acid sequence MNFLEVIFGDGRWLYLWHGLEVTLVLTVLSLLLGTAIGIIIALLRTSDVRPVKWLGRYSWAKGLSRWNPLAWLGKVYVDIIRGTPLLVQLLIMYYVVFGSYQFMPKIFVAAIAFGINSGAYIGEIIRGGIESVDKGQMEAARSLGFSRWQAMRLVILPQALKNSLPALISEFIALLKETSVVGWIGLNDIMRGADNIRFQTATAFQSLFAAAVMYLALTAIFTRVMTRVERRLKDGSE; translated from the coding sequence GTGAATTTCCTGGAGGTGATTTTCGGCGACGGTCGGTGGCTGTATTTGTGGCACGGTCTAGAGGTAACGTTGGTTTTGACCGTTTTGTCGCTGCTTCTCGGTACGGCCATTGGTATCATTATCGCCCTGTTGCGAACCTCGGACGTACGACCGGTTAAGTGGCTCGGTCGCTACTCGTGGGCCAAAGGACTGAGTCGCTGGAATCCGCTAGCGTGGCTTGGCAAAGTGTATGTCGACATCATTCGAGGCACGCCGCTGCTGGTCCAGCTGTTAATTATGTACTACGTCGTCTTTGGCTCATATCAATTCATGCCGAAGATTTTTGTGGCGGCCATTGCCTTTGGTATCAACAGTGGCGCCTACATTGGCGAGATCATTCGCGGTGGCATCGAGAGCGTTGATAAGGGACAAATGGAAGCAGCGCGTTCGCTGGGTTTTAGTCGCTGGCAGGCTATGCGTTTAGTGATTTTGCCACAAGCACTCAAAAATTCTTTGCCAGCGCTGATCAGCGAATTCATCGCCCTACTGAAAGAGACCTCAGTCGTCGGCTGGATTGGGCTAAATGACATCATGCGCGGCGCTGATAATATTCGCTTTCAAACTGCCACGGCGTTTCAGTCATTGTTTGCTGCAGCGGTGATGTACTTGGCGTTGACCGCGATATTTACCCGTGTGATGACCCGAGTAGAGAGGAGATTGAAAGATGGCAGTGAATAA
- a CDS encoding NUDIX hydrolase — protein MQRRVNVRGIIVSDQGEIFCQQLTANDGKGRNFWCTPGGGLKRSESLLDGLHREMIEETGVKPEIGRLLFIQQFTESGEQSAHGPNEQLEFFFLITNWQDYQQINLEQTSHGVEEVAKCGFVNPKTTRILPSYLTEVDLDWLINKSTDVHIMSEL, from the coding sequence ATGCAGCGGCGAGTTAATGTACGCGGAATTATCGTAAGCGATCAGGGCGAGATTTTTTGCCAACAATTGACCGCGAACGACGGCAAAGGGCGGAATTTTTGGTGTACGCCGGGCGGCGGCTTGAAACGTAGCGAAAGTTTGCTGGACGGTTTGCATCGGGAGATGATTGAAGAAACGGGCGTTAAGCCAGAGATCGGTAGGTTGTTATTTATACAACAATTCACCGAGTCAGGCGAGCAATCAGCACATGGCCCGAACGAGCAATTGGAATTTTTCTTCCTCATCACCAACTGGCAAGATTACCAGCAGATTAACCTGGAGCAAACATCACACGGCGTCGAGGAAGTAGCCAAGTGCGGCTTCGTCAATCCGAAGACGACGCGAATTTTACCAAGCTATTTGACAGAAGTCGATCTGGACTGGTTGATTAACAAATCAACTGACGTTCACATCATGAGTGAGCTATAA
- a CDS encoding YbhB/YbcL family Raf kinase inhibitor-like protein, with translation MKISSSAFAENAKIPKIYAKLGGNQCPPLEVSGVPADAKSLVVVCHDPDAPGRDGFYHWTVWNLPAETTEITGESLPAGAVEGVTSWGHPGWGGPQPPFGTHRYQFYVYALDTTLDSPSDTKPKELIAALTSHIIDQAVLTGKFGVLDILRRD, from the coding sequence ATGAAGATATCTAGCTCTGCGTTCGCCGAAAACGCTAAAATACCAAAAATTTACGCCAAGCTTGGCGGCAACCAATGCCCGCCACTCGAAGTCAGCGGCGTACCGGCAGACGCCAAAAGTCTGGTGGTTGTCTGCCACGACCCTGATGCGCCTGGGCGCGATGGATTCTACCATTGGACGGTTTGGAATCTGCCAGCAGAAACTACTGAAATCACTGGCGAGTCATTACCCGCGGGCGCTGTCGAGGGGGTTACCAGCTGGGGCCATCCCGGCTGGGGTGGGCCGCAGCCGCCGTTTGGCACGCACCGCTATCAATTTTACGTGTACGCGCTGGACACGACGTTGGATTCACCAAGCGACACTAAACCAAAAGAGCTCATCGCTGCCCTCACATCGCACATCATTGACCAAGCCGTGCTGACTGGAAAGTTTGGCGTGTTGGATATTTTGCGGCGGGATTAA
- a CDS encoding ABC transporter ATP-binding protein has product MKHILRIFSGYWLMFIILVGFTYAMVMANLWLPDKMSEIVNNGIIKQDMPAIWHNGLAMILVTAAGGLCSIVIGFLASRIATGMAQKLRTELFERVESFALADFNKFSTASLITRSTNDIQQIQMTSILLLRLALMAPIMAIGGLQKAIHNAPNLSWIIALAVSVLLVVIAVLFVIAVPRFKKLQTLVDKLNLVTRENLVGLKVIRAFHNEKIEQKKFQQANAELNKMNLFVNRLMMLLDPIMTLVMNFSSVAIVWFGAHLISSGNLQIGNMMAFLEYAMQVIISFLLLSMVFIMVPRAAVSVKRVGEVLDTLPSIVDPSSPQRLPDDATGKIEFKDVTFTYPDADLPVLSSINFTAEPGQTTAFIGSTGSGKSTLINLIPRFYDVSAGQILLDGVDIRQLKLEDLYDQIGYVPQKGVLFSGTIASNIKYGNAKASQKLVEKSAKIAQATEFISELKNGYKNDIAQGGSNVSGGQRQRLSIARAIAVEPNVYIFDDSFSALDFKTDAKLRSALAKETKHKTVLIVGQRINTIMNADKIIVLDEGKIVGQGTHQELMKNCQVYQEIAASQLSEDDLQKMSVTTAKGAA; this is encoded by the coding sequence ATGAAACATATTTTACGAATTTTTAGCGGCTACTGGCTGATGTTCATCATCTTGGTCGGTTTTACCTACGCCATGGTGATGGCGAATTTGTGGCTGCCTGACAAAATGTCGGAAATCGTCAATAACGGCATCATCAAGCAAGACATGCCAGCGATTTGGCATAACGGATTAGCGATGATTTTGGTGACGGCGGCGGGCGGATTGTGTTCGATCGTCATCGGGTTCTTGGCATCGCGAATTGCCACTGGTATGGCACAAAAATTACGAACAGAATTGTTTGAGCGGGTCGAAAGTTTTGCGCTGGCGGATTTCAATAAATTTTCGACTGCATCGCTAATTACCCGCTCGACCAACGACATTCAGCAAATTCAGATGACGTCAATCCTGCTGCTGCGCCTGGCATTGATGGCGCCGATCATGGCAATTGGTGGCCTGCAAAAAGCCATTCACAATGCTCCAAATTTGAGCTGGATCATTGCGCTGGCAGTGTCAGTGCTTCTGGTGGTCATTGCCGTGTTATTTGTCATTGCTGTGCCGCGGTTCAAAAAATTGCAGACGCTGGTGGACAAGCTCAATTTGGTGACGCGCGAAAACCTGGTCGGCTTAAAAGTTATTCGCGCCTTTCACAACGAAAAAATTGAGCAGAAAAAGTTCCAGCAAGCCAACGCTGAGCTAAACAAAATGAACTTATTTGTCAATCGGCTGATGATGCTGCTTGACCCAATCATGACGCTGGTGATGAACTTTTCTAGCGTGGCGATTGTCTGGTTCGGCGCGCATTTGATCAGTAGCGGCAATCTACAAATTGGTAATATGATGGCGTTTTTGGAGTACGCCATGCAGGTGATCATTTCGTTCTTGCTGCTGTCGATGGTGTTTATCATGGTGCCGCGAGCGGCCGTGTCGGTGAAGCGGGTGGGCGAGGTGCTCGACACGCTGCCGTCAATTGTTGACCCATCGTCGCCGCAGCGATTGCCAGATGACGCTACGGGTAAAATTGAATTCAAAGACGTCACTTTTACCTATCCAGACGCTGACTTGCCGGTGCTCTCAAGTATCAATTTCACGGCCGAACCAGGGCAAACCACAGCGTTCATTGGCAGTACTGGCTCGGGCAAATCGACGTTGATCAATTTGATCCCGCGCTTTTACGATGTGTCGGCGGGGCAGATTTTGCTGGATGGCGTGGATATTCGCCAGCTCAAGTTGGAAGATTTGTACGATCAAATCGGCTACGTACCGCAAAAGGGTGTGTTGTTTAGCGGGACGATCGCCAGCAATATCAAGTACGGCAACGCCAAAGCCAGCCAAAAATTGGTCGAAAAATCCGCTAAAATCGCGCAAGCTACCGAGTTCATCAGCGAGCTAAAAAACGGTTACAAAAATGACATCGCTCAAGGCGGCAGCAATGTTTCCGGTGGTCAACGGCAGCGTTTGTCGATTGCCCGGGCGATTGCTGTGGAGCCGAATGTCTACATTTTTGACGATTCGTTCTCGGCGCTGGATTTCAAGACTGACGCTAAATTACGCTCGGCACTGGCAAAAGAAACCAAGCATAAAACTGTGCTCATCGTCGGTCAGCGCATCAATACCATCATGAACGCTGACAAAATCATCGTGCTGGACGAAGGTAAAATTGTCGGTCAGGGCACTCACCAGGAATTGATGAAAAATTGCCAAGTCTATCAAGAAATTGCTGCTTCCCAGCTCTCAGAAGACGACCTGCAGAAAATGTCGGTGACGACCGCGAAAGGAGCGGCGTAA
- a CDS encoding amino acid ABC transporter ATP-binding protein codes for MAVNKVKEVAQPNTGRPAIITVANLKKQFGNNRVLRDIDVEIHEGEVVVVVGSSGSGKSTFLRCLNLLETPTGGRIVIDGVETTAPKVDLNALRQKVGMVFQSFNLFPNLSVLDNIKLAPRKLRKLSDRAATRLAKKLLADVGLADKAGAFPSQLSGGQKQRVAIARALAMEPDIMLFDEPTSALDPEMIGEVLDVIREVAAKGMTMVIVTHEMKFAREVATRMIFLDKGEIIENGPPEQVMDHPVTERARKFFGVKGK; via the coding sequence ATGGCAGTGAATAAGGTGAAGGAAGTGGCGCAGCCAAATACCGGGCGCCCAGCGATCATCACGGTGGCTAACCTCAAAAAGCAGTTTGGCAATAACCGCGTACTCAGGGATATTGATGTTGAAATTCACGAAGGCGAAGTAGTGGTGGTCGTTGGCTCGAGTGGCTCTGGTAAATCAACCTTTTTGCGCTGCTTGAATTTACTGGAGACGCCGACGGGCGGGCGCATTGTCATCGATGGTGTGGAAACGACAGCGCCAAAAGTTGACCTGAACGCCCTGCGCCAAAAAGTTGGCATGGTGTTTCAATCGTTCAATCTGTTCCCGAACTTGAGCGTGCTGGATAATATCAAACTGGCGCCGCGGAAATTACGCAAATTGTCTGACCGGGCGGCGACTCGCTTGGCGAAGAAATTGCTGGCAGACGTGGGATTGGCGGACAAAGCCGGGGCCTTCCCTTCGCAGCTCTCGGGCGGGCAAAAGCAGCGCGTCGCCATCGCCAGAGCCTTAGCCATGGAGCCGGATATTATGTTGTTTGATGAGCCAACTTCGGCGCTTGATCCAGAGATGATTGGCGAGGTGCTGGATGTGATTCGTGAGGTTGCCGCCAAAGGTATGACCATGGTTATCGTCACGCACGAAATGAAATTTGCGCGCGAAGTGGCTACGCGGATGATTTTCCTGGACAAGGGCGAGATCATCGAAAATGGTCCGCCAGAGCAGGTGATGGATCATCCGGTGACCGAGCGGGCGCGGAAGTTTTTTGGCGTCAAAGGGAAATAA
- a CDS encoding Hachiman antiphage defense system protein HamA, with amino-acid sequence MKDEYGHVKYRILNINDHHFEDLKEMIRVKLAEVCYGTEPIAIEPDEYTYQAACRQMYENLMSRKDEEGKYGVIGELLMHILASNYLDFSAESMSRIFALQNRNIKPGFDLNFYDKDRKKIWYGEVKSGLVEKTNREELINRASKGLKNYFDNIMSEGKASTRYRWEAAKAEVAVIFASEKKIELTKLLSNSRSMVYQREGTNRNAILMAVNFGDFAYDITDAKDIIRKIDDIKKTECFDNFIIICIHRKMFDDIIDFLGIEGGSDV; translated from the coding sequence GTGAAAGATGAATACGGTCATGTAAAGTATAGAATACTAAATATTAATGATCATCATTTTGAAGACCTTAAAGAAATGATAAGGGTTAAATTGGCAGAGGTCTGCTATGGCACAGAGCCTATTGCTATTGAGCCTGATGAATATACCTACCAAGCTGCTTGTAGGCAGATGTATGAAAATCTAATGAGTCGTAAAGACGAAGAAGGCAAGTACGGGGTTATTGGTGAGTTATTGATGCATATTCTAGCTTCAAACTATTTAGATTTTTCAGCTGAAAGCATGAGTAGAATATTTGCACTTCAAAATCGGAATATAAAGCCAGGTTTTGATTTAAATTTTTATGACAAGGACCGTAAAAAAATATGGTATGGCGAGGTAAAATCTGGGTTAGTTGAAAAAACTAATCGCGAAGAGCTAATTAATAGGGCGAGCAAGGGCCTTAAGAACTACTTTGATAATATTATGTCGGAAGGAAAGGCATCCACTCGATATAGATGGGAGGCTGCTAAGGCAGAGGTGGCGGTAATATTTGCGTCGGAGAAAAAAATAGAGTTGACCAAGTTACTGTCTAACAGTAGAAGTATGGTTTATCAACGGGAGGGGACTAACCGTAACGCAATTCTTATGGCAGTTAATTTTGGGGATTTTGCTTATGATATAACAGATGCGAAAGATATTATTAGGAAAATTGATGACATAAAGAAGACAGAGTGTTTTGACAATTTTATAATTATCTGTATTCATCGTAAGATGTTTGATGATATTATCGATTTCTTAGGAATTGAAGGAGGGTCTGATGTATAA